Proteins encoded together in one Lysinibacillus sp. FSL K6-0232 window:
- a CDS encoding S-layer homology domain-containing protein, protein MGKKILIITLCLLLIVSSQLTSILFVSPLTAEAASCGTANYPVCVQDLTQANWKDDTTNGFEVSGIDGNDGISLFRYNNDPNYPAGYYFDADERATPKSIKILAGEGFAGGVFDLQTLTIDTTNKHNEDGVFTLSIQGLDTAGNPKGSPVSFSTVKYQGPVYNIPVHLQGINAFVITVSVQYIDTVQAGLWDLTFTQFTIDIPANNPPTVSTGAITASNITATGVTLDWAKAFDDITAQENLAYRVYQSSSNNMDTVEAIEANGTPLENDYTKDIHSFNVTGLTANTTYYFNIIVQDADGNKSAYTTQQVTTLPLNRPPTSSNGTVNVNEGQVYIFNSASFAFHDEDAGDTLQHIQIVTIPNSGQLYLDNNNNQQIDAGEALANGATISKIDLDAGKLKYLTESSSSTSFLFTVSDGMDASDAYTMSLAVSTRPAVTISSAVPSPTNSNPIPISIVFSESVTGFTLEDIVITNGTVQSLIGGGTLYVAQIVPSADGTVKIQIPENIATTSSGAFNQASIEFEIISDRTPPTDIMLSNSTVQEKKSIGTTVGTLTATDSGGPQAFTYSLVSGDTNFFEIDGNELKTTTVFTYDTKNNYQITIRATDEAGNTFEKELTIEITKNHPPIGSITINNGAGYTSSTNVILTMTASDTEGEAITMRFSNDGTTWSSWESYASTKGWTLTNGDGSKTIYMQLKDTADNISNTLSNTIILDTTPPVITGVTNSGVYNTDVTISFNEGTATLNGATFTNGATISTSGNYTVVVTDSAGNTTTITFVIDKTPPQATGINIQSSHADPTKAKIGDTITLTVETDKNIQAPVVTIAENTAIVTGSSRNWQATYVIEEGDIEGAVPFTLNFQDLLGNSAVEVTEVTDGSYVIADSTKPALDQVTMTSNNANPAVAKVGDIITIDIVASEDIQLPLVTIQGQPANVHDQDDGDAKTWQASYTLQSGDADGAVYFTIDFQDLAGNLGSQVTEVSAGAIVIIDKNPPQATTYSPAHQAMDIEPTDNLVLTFDKSVVPVAGKNIVIRNASDSQIIETIEATQANVSVAANIVTINPTMDFAHQTMYSVEIDAGAFIDLAGNAYEGIVDRTMWNFTTKAQATYTITYIGNGAEGGTVPIDSKQYQSQATITVLGNTGNLMKAGYTFVGWNTQADGKGTTYKAGQTMQMGKAHVVLFALWSKNSVPNNNGGSSTSPPSPDPMTPNDPSYVSIVDPNNPDKILARAIITREDNNGSLIDTINVTANNLEELLQQFMNREDKRFTIVIPDLEPSANETRVILAKEAVERLAEGKLNFGITMGTVKIDIPFTSIADFNEAIYFYITPVKDTLLQNAIEERAQQGNDSQLALIGQPITITTNLQNRNVTLLLPLPINLPSIQQEHILVYVEHSNDTSEFLHGHLAEFNREQAGIVFDVQHFSTFLLVYKKQQDELEQEPIELEKKPAPYIQGYDDGTFRPNAKVTRAQMAAMLARNLSDNHIPAASQLFYTDIANSWAKNDIEYIRTKGMMQGYDNQLFGPNDGMTRAQMAVIAVRWIDQQCLKEPATTSYCDSKASDKKYSDVASMHWAKQEIDRISEMGIMLGFDNGQFKPEEKLTRAQAVKVLNRIFNRSISTEQAEPIFKDIPTDHWAFFDIQAAAQP, encoded by the coding sequence ATGGGAAAAAAGATACTAATCATAACTTTATGTTTGCTATTAATTGTTTCTAGCCAATTGACAAGTATCTTGTTTGTTTCGCCTTTAACAGCAGAGGCAGCTAGTTGTGGAACAGCTAATTATCCAGTATGTGTGCAGGATTTAACACAGGCTAATTGGAAAGATGATACAACGAATGGATTTGAAGTATCTGGAATTGATGGTAATGATGGTATTAGTTTGTTTCGTTATAATAATGATCCTAATTACCCTGCTGGTTATTATTTTGACGCAGATGAACGTGCAACACCAAAATCCATTAAAATTTTGGCAGGAGAAGGATTTGCGGGTGGTGTCTTTGATTTACAAACGCTAACCATTGATACAACAAATAAACATAATGAAGATGGCGTTTTTACTTTATCCATTCAAGGACTTGATACAGCAGGAAATCCTAAGGGAAGTCCAGTATCCTTTTCGACAGTTAAATATCAAGGTCCTGTATATAACATTCCAGTTCATTTACAAGGTATTAATGCTTTTGTGATTACCGTGAGTGTTCAATATATAGATACTGTACAAGCGGGTTTATGGGATTTAACATTTACACAATTTACGATTGATATTCCAGCTAATAATCCGCCAACAGTATCAACAGGGGCTATTACTGCTTCCAATATTACTGCAACAGGCGTGACATTGGACTGGGCTAAGGCATTTGATGATATAACAGCTCAAGAGAATTTAGCATATCGTGTCTATCAATCTAGTAGTAACAATATGGATACGGTGGAGGCCATTGAAGCAAATGGGACACCATTAGAAAATGACTATACGAAAGATATTCATTCTTTTAATGTGACAGGGCTTACAGCCAACACAACCTATTATTTTAATATTATTGTACAAGATGCGGATGGCAATAAAAGTGCCTATACAACACAGCAGGTCACAACGCTTCCATTAAATAGACCGCCAACATCCAGCAATGGAACTGTGAATGTAAACGAAGGGCAAGTATATATATTTAACAGCGCTTCCTTTGCATTTCATGATGAGGATGCTGGCGATACTTTGCAACACATTCAAATTGTAACCATCCCGAATAGCGGACAGCTTTACCTTGATAACAATAACAATCAGCAAATTGATGCTGGGGAAGCTCTTGCAAATGGAGCAACGATTAGTAAAATCGATTTAGATGCGGGGAAATTAAAATATCTAACAGAAAGCAGCTCTTCCACATCTTTTTTATTTACAGTAAGTGATGGCATGGATGCTAGTGATGCTTATACGATGAGCTTAGCTGTTAGTACACGTCCTGCTGTAACAATTTCATCAGCAGTACCTAGTCCAACAAATAGCAACCCAATTCCCATCAGTATTGTTTTCAGTGAGTCTGTGACTGGTTTTACGTTGGAAGATATAGTTATTACAAATGGGACTGTTCAATCCCTTATAGGGGGTGGGACCTTATATGTTGCGCAAATAGTACCGAGCGCAGATGGCACTGTAAAAATCCAGATTCCTGAAAATATTGCGACTACAAGCAGTGGTGCATTCAATCAAGCATCCATAGAGTTCGAAATAATCTCTGATCGTACCCCACCTACAGATATTATGCTGAGTAATAGCACTGTACAGGAAAAGAAGTCCATCGGTACAACTGTTGGCACATTGACGGCAACGGATTCAGGAGGTCCTCAAGCCTTTACGTATTCACTAGTATCAGGTGATACAAATTTCTTTGAGATTGACGGCAATGAATTAAAAACGACAACGGTATTCACCTATGATACGAAAAATAATTATCAGATTACGATTAGAGCAACAGATGAGGCTGGCAATACATTTGAGAAGGAATTGACAATTGAAATTACGAAAAATCATCCACCAATAGGCTCTATTACGATAAATAACGGAGCAGGTTATACAAGTTCTACTAATGTAATTTTAACAATGACGGCAAGTGATACAGAAGGAGAAGCGATTACAATGCGCTTTTCAAATGATGGTACTACATGGTCTAGTTGGGAGTCATATGCATCGACGAAAGGCTGGACATTAACAAATGGTGATGGTAGTAAAACCATTTATATGCAACTAAAAGATACTGCTGATAATATATCAAATACATTATCAAATACAATTATATTAGATACAACACCACCAGTTATAACAGGCGTTACGAATAGTGGTGTGTATAACACAGATGTAACAATTAGCTTTAATGAAGGAACAGCTACATTAAATGGAGCAACCTTCACAAATGGAGCGACTATCAGTACATCTGGAAATTATACTGTAGTAGTAACAGATAGCGCAGGTAACACAACAACTATTACATTTGTCATTGATAAAACACCGCCACAAGCAACAGGGATCAATATTCAATCCAGTCATGCAGACCCAACAAAGGCTAAAATAGGCGATACAATTACTTTAACAGTAGAAACAGATAAAAATATCCAAGCACCAGTAGTGACGATTGCAGAAAATACGGCAATTGTCACTGGCTCATCACGAAATTGGCAAGCAACATATGTTATCGAAGAGGGCGATATCGAGGGAGCAGTACCTTTCACATTGAATTTTCAAGATTTACTCGGTAATTCGGCAGTAGAGGTAACAGAAGTTACGGATGGAAGCTACGTTATAGCAGATAGTACAAAGCCAGCTTTAGATCAGGTAACGATGACCTCTAATAATGCCAATCCAGCCGTTGCAAAAGTAGGTGACATCATTACAATAGACATTGTTGCAAGTGAGGATATTCAACTGCCGCTTGTAACGATTCAAGGGCAGCCTGCAAATGTACATGATCAAGATGATGGCGATGCCAAGACTTGGCAGGCAAGCTATACATTGCAGTCAGGAGATGCTGATGGTGCTGTTTATTTTACAATTGATTTTCAAGATTTGGCAGGGAATTTAGGTTCACAAGTAACAGAGGTTTCTGCTGGAGCAATTGTGATAATTGATAAAAATCCACCACAAGCAACAACGTATTCTCCAGCACATCAAGCAATGGATATAGAGCCTACAGATAATCTAGTATTAACATTTGATAAGAGCGTTGTACCTGTAGCAGGCAAAAATATTGTGATTCGCAATGCTTCAGACAGTCAAATAATTGAAACAATTGAGGCTACACAGGCAAATGTTTCAGTAGCAGCTAATATTGTAACAATTAATCCTACAATGGATTTTGCCCATCAGACAATGTATAGCGTTGAAATTGATGCAGGTGCATTTATAGACCTAGCAGGTAATGCCTATGAAGGTATTGTAGATCGTACGATGTGGAATTTTACGACAAAGGCACAGGCGACATACACGATTACGTATATAGGTAATGGAGCTGAGGGAGGCACAGTTCCCATTGATTCGAAACAGTATCAATCGCAAGCAACGATTACTGTTTTAGGGAATACAGGGAATCTGATGAAGGCAGGGTATACTTTTGTAGGGTGGAATACGCAGGCGGATGGTAAAGGGACTACGTATAAAGCTGGGCAAACAATGCAAATGGGGAAAGCGCATGTAGTATTGTTTGCTTTATGGTCGAAAAATAGTGTACCAAATAATAATGGTGGATCATCCACCTCGCCTCCAAGCCCAGACCCGATGACACCAAATGATCCATCTTATGTGAGTATCGTAGACCCAAACAATCCAGATAAAATATTAGCACGAGCTATCATAACGCGTGAAGATAACAATGGTAGTTTGATAGATACAATCAATGTTACTGCCAACAATCTAGAGGAACTGCTACAACAGTTCATGAACAGAGAGGATAAAAGATTTACTATTGTGATTCCAGACTTAGAACCATCAGCTAATGAAACAAGAGTGATTCTTGCGAAGGAAGCGGTTGAACGATTGGCTGAAGGTAAACTAAACTTTGGTATAACGATGGGAACGGTTAAAATTGATATTCCGTTTACTTCAATAGCAGATTTTAATGAAGCTATCTATTTTTATATTACCCCTGTAAAGGATACGCTATTACAAAATGCTATTGAGGAACGCGCGCAACAAGGAAATGATTCACAGTTAGCGCTTATCGGTCAACCAATAACAATTACGACAAATCTACAAAATCGTAATGTTACATTATTACTGCCATTACCTATAAATCTGCCATCCATACAGCAGGAACATATACTAGTGTATGTAGAGCATAGTAATGATACATCTGAATTTCTACATGGACACTTAGCGGAATTTAATAGGGAACAAGCAGGTATTGTCTTTGATGTACAGCATTTCTCTACTTTTTTGTTAGTATATAAAAAGCAGCAAGATGAACTAGAACAGGAACCAATAGAGCTAGAGAAAAAGCCCGCGCCATATATTCAAGGCTATGACGATGGTACGTTCCGTCCAAATGCCAAGGTTACACGTGCACAAATGGCAGCAATGCTGGCAAGAAATTTAAGCGATAATCATATACCAGCAGCATCCCAGCTATTTTATACAGATATAGCCAATTCATGGGCTAAAAATGATATTGAATATATCCGAACAAAAGGGATGATGCAAGGGTATGATAACCAGTTATTTGGACCAAATGATGGAATGACTAGAGCTCAGATGGCAGTAATTGCTGTGCGCTGGATTGATCAACAATGCTTAAAAGAACCTGCGACTACATCCTATTGCGATAGCAAGGCTAGTGATAAAAAATATAGTGATGTAGCTTCTATGCATTGGGCGAAGCAGGAAATTGATCGCATAAGTGAAATGGGAATTATGCTTGGTTTTGACAATGGACAATTTAAGCCTGAGGAAAAGCTAACGCGCGCTCAGGCAGTAAAGGTATTAAACCGAATTTTTAATCGTTCCATATCGACTGAGCAAGCAGAACCCATCTTTAAGGATATTCCAACAGATCATTGGGCTTTCTTTGACATTCAAGCTGCTGCCCAACCATAG
- a CDS encoding phage tail protein, with translation MSEAYIGEIRLFSGNFAPENWALCDGQLLSIASNTALYAILGTIYGGDGKATFALPNLNGRAAIHQGAGTGLTPRNVGASGGTATVTLLTTQMPSHNHLATCNNTQTSNTDPTGAIWTEQQGKGSTPAYTTQANTQMNVLAINVTGGNQPHNNMQPYLGLNFIICLSGEWPPKG, from the coding sequence ATGTCAGAAGCTTATATTGGAGAAATTAGACTATTTAGTGGTAATTTTGCACCGGAAAATTGGGCTTTGTGTGATGGTCAGCTACTATCAATTGCCTCAAATACGGCATTATATGCTATTTTAGGCACAATATACGGCGGGGATGGCAAAGCAACCTTTGCGTTACCGAATTTAAATGGTAGGGCAGCGATTCATCAAGGCGCAGGGACAGGACTAACGCCAAGAAATGTAGGAGCATCTGGAGGTACAGCTACTGTTACTCTATTAACAACCCAAATGCCTAGTCATAACCATCTAGCTACTTGTAACAATACTCAGACATCAAATACTGACCCCACTGGAGCAATATGGACAGAACAACAAGGGAAAGGCTCTACTCCCGCCTATACGACACAAGCAAATACACAAATGAATGTATTAGCGATTAATGTAACTGGTGGGAATCAACCACATAATAATATGCAGCCATATTTAGGGCTAAACTTTATTATTTGCTTAAGTGGGGAATGGCCTCCTAAAGGTTAG
- a CDS encoding phage tail protein, which translates to MSEPFLGEIRLFSFGGVPSGWMRCDGQILQINTHQALYSLLGATYGGNGVSTFALPDLRGRVPVHVGNGVTLGQKAGEEVHILTIHEMPAHTHVVNGSSESATLRAAAGHVWGASLKDSYEAAQPNTQMNMQALSTTGNSQPHQNMQPFSVVNYCIAITGIYPTRN; encoded by the coding sequence ATGAGTGAACCATTTTTAGGAGAAATTAGACTATTTAGCTTTGGGGGAGTACCAAGTGGATGGATGAGATGTGATGGACAAATATTACAAATTAATACCCATCAAGCCCTGTATTCATTATTAGGCGCCACTTATGGTGGGAACGGTGTTTCGACATTTGCATTACCTGATTTAAGAGGGAGAGTGCCTGTCCATGTAGGAAATGGCGTTACGCTTGGACAAAAGGCTGGGGAAGAGGTACACATATTAACGATTCATGAAATGCCAGCTCATACCCATGTTGTCAACGGTAGCTCAGAAAGTGCTACATTGAGAGCGGCTGCTGGTCATGTATGGGGAGCTTCTTTGAAAGATAGTTATGAAGCTGCACAGCCTAATACACAAATGAATATGCAAGCTTTATCAACAACAGGTAACTCACAGCCACATCAAAATATGCAGCCATTTAGTGTAGTAAATTATTGTATAGCGATTACTGGGATTTATCCAACAAGAAATTAA
- a CDS encoding IS1182 family transposase, producing MISKQETFNLSPYMALYDLIIPKDNMLRQINELVDFSFILDELKSKYCLVNGRNAIPPIRMFKYLLLKAIHDLSDADLIERSKFDMSFKYFLDMAPEEEVIDPSSLTKFRRLRLQDMNLLDLLIQKTVEIALEKGLLLSKMVIVDATHTKARYNQKTPKEFLQEKSKNVRKAVYQLDENMVGKFPEKPASNEVTEELDYCRQVVEAVETQSKVAQIPAVKEKLNVLKEVIDDYENHLSYSNDPDARVGHKSADSSFFGFKTHIAMSDERIITAAVVTTGEKSDGHYLQELVEKSRTAGMEIDTVIGDAAYSWKENLVYAKSEQFQLISKLNPVITNGSGQRKIEFDYNKDAGMFVCPAGHMATHKRRTGRKTLNQSLTFHFDIEKCKVCPMREGCYKEGAKSKTYSVTIQSDTHQEQAAFQETAEFKALASKRYKIEAKNSELKNPHGFKTAKSAGLFGMEIQGATTIFAVNLKRILKLLSEKE from the coding sequence ATGATTTCTAAACAGGAAACATTCAATTTAAGCCCGTACATGGCGTTGTACGATTTAATTATTCCAAAGGACAATATGCTTCGCCAAATCAATGAACTTGTGGATTTCTCATTTATTCTAGACGAACTAAAATCGAAATACTGTTTAGTTAATGGCCGTAACGCGATTCCACCGATTCGCATGTTTAAATATTTACTGTTAAAAGCGATTCATGACCTGTCGGATGCCGACCTTATCGAACGTTCAAAATTCGATATGTCCTTTAAATATTTTTTAGATATGGCACCAGAAGAGGAAGTGATCGACCCCAGTTCCCTGACAAAATTCCGTCGACTCCGTCTTCAAGATATGAATTTATTAGATTTACTGATTCAGAAAACTGTTGAAATTGCTTTAGAGAAAGGACTACTCCTTAGTAAAATGGTGATTGTCGACGCTACCCATACAAAAGCGCGATATAACCAGAAAACGCCCAAAGAATTTTTACAGGAAAAATCCAAAAATGTACGTAAAGCCGTGTATCAACTAGACGAAAACATGGTCGGAAAATTCCCTGAGAAGCCTGCGTCAAATGAAGTCACAGAAGAATTAGATTACTGTCGTCAAGTAGTTGAAGCAGTCGAAACACAATCAAAGGTTGCACAAATCCCGGCTGTGAAAGAAAAATTAAATGTTTTAAAAGAAGTGATAGATGATTATGAGAATCATTTAAGCTATTCAAATGATCCGGATGCACGTGTTGGCCATAAGTCAGCAGATTCTTCTTTCTTTGGTTTTAAAACGCATATTGCGATGAGTGATGAACGTATTATTACAGCAGCGGTTGTGACGACGGGTGAAAAAAGTGATGGGCACTATTTACAAGAGTTGGTAGAGAAAAGTAGAACTGCCGGCATGGAAATTGACACGGTGATTGGTGATGCCGCCTATTCCTGGAAAGAGAATTTAGTGTATGCAAAATCGGAGCAGTTTCAGTTAATTTCAAAGTTAAATCCAGTAATCACAAATGGCAGCGGACAACGGAAAATTGAATTTGATTATAACAAGGATGCGGGTATGTTTGTTTGTCCAGCGGGGCACATGGCAACTCACAAAAGACGTACGGGCAGGAAAACCCTGAATCAAAGTTTAACGTTTCATTTTGATATTGAAAAATGTAAAGTTTGCCCGATGCGAGAGGGCTGTTATAAGGAAGGGGCGAAAAGTAAAACGTATAGTGTAACGATTCAATCCGATACACATCAAGAACAAGCAGCATTCCAGGAAACAGCCGAATTCAAAGCACTTGCCAGCAAACGCTATAAAATCGAAGCGAAAAATAGTGAATTAAAGAACCCACACGGCTTTAAAACAGCAAAATCGGCGGGTTTATTTGGCATGGAAATTCAAGGAGCCACGACGATCTTTGCGGTCAATCTGAAACGGATACTCAAACTACTGAGTGAAAAAGAGTAG
- a CDS encoding phage tail protein gives MEPYVGEIRMFAGNYAPEGWALCNGQIMSIAENELLYSLIGTTYGGNGQTTFALPNFQSRVVVHQGQNPTTSTNFVMGQAGGVETVTVTSAQLPAHTHQVTASSLDGTTPSPENAVWAKGIQYSTQPPTGTMNPTSVSSAGGNTPHNNEGTEKVPQAQVREYRNEYSFLYSLFLRCR, from the coding sequence ATGGAGCCATATGTTGGGGAAATTCGAATGTTTGCAGGTAATTATGCGCCAGAAGGATGGGCTTTGTGTAATGGTCAAATAATGTCGATAGCTGAAAATGAATTGCTCTATTCCTTAATTGGTACAACTTATGGTGGGAATGGACAAACAACATTTGCATTGCCCAATTTTCAAAGTAGGGTCGTGGTGCACCAAGGTCAAAATCCAACGACTAGCACAAATTTTGTGATGGGGCAGGCAGGAGGGGTAGAAACTGTCACTGTAACATCTGCTCAACTTCCTGCTCACACACATCAAGTGACAGCTTCTTCACTCGATGGTACAACGCCTAGTCCAGAAAATGCTGTTTGGGCAAAGGGTATACAATATTCTACTCAACCACCAACTGGCACAATGAATCCAACTAGTGTTTCAAGTGCTGGAGGAAATACTCCTCATAATAATGAGGGCACTGAAAAAGTCCCTCAGGCACAAGTGAGAGAGTACAGGAACGAATATTCGTTCCTGTACTCTCTTTTTCTTCGATGCCGTTGA
- a CDS encoding Glu/Leu/Phe/Val family dehydrogenase yields the protein MSENLNLFTSTQDVIQEALNKLGYDEAMYELLKEPLRMLQVRIPVKMDDGTTKVFTGYRAQHNDAVGPTKGGVRFHPQVSEEEVKALSMWMTLKCGIVDLPYGGGKGGVICDPRQMSMGEIERLSRGYVRAVSQIVGPTKDIPAPDVFTNAQIMAWMMDEYSRMDEFNSPGFITGKPLVLGGSQGRDRATAQGVTIVIEEAAKKRGIDIKGARVVIQGFGNAGSFLAKFMHDLGAKVIGISDAYGALHDPEGLDIDYLLDRRDSFGTVTTLFENTISNKALLELDCDILVPAAIENQITADNAHNIKASIVVEAANGPTTAEATKILTERGILLVPDVLASAGGVTVSYFEWVQNNQGYYWTEEEVEERLYKKMVEAFENVYTTATTRNINMRLAAYMVGVRRTAEASRFRGWV from the coding sequence ATGTCTGAAAACTTAAATCTATTCACATCAACACAAGACGTCATTCAAGAGGCTTTAAATAAGCTAGGCTATGATGAAGCAATGTACGAATTACTAAAAGAGCCACTTCGTATGTTACAAGTACGTATTCCAGTGAAAATGGATGACGGTACAACAAAAGTATTTACGGGTTACCGTGCACAACATAACGATGCTGTAGGACCAACTAAAGGTGGGGTTCGCTTCCATCCTCAAGTATCTGAGGAAGAGGTTAAAGCGCTTTCAATGTGGATGACATTGAAATGTGGTATTGTTGATTTACCATACGGTGGTGGTAAAGGCGGTGTCATTTGTGACCCTCGTCAAATGTCCATGGGCGAAATCGAGCGTTTAAGTCGCGGTTATGTACGTGCCGTGAGTCAAATTGTAGGACCAACAAAAGATATTCCTGCACCAGATGTATTTACAAATGCACAAATTATGGCATGGATGATGGACGAATATAGCCGTATGGATGAATTTAATTCACCAGGCTTTATCACTGGTAAGCCACTTGTACTTGGTGGTTCTCAAGGTCGCGACCGTGCAACTGCACAAGGTGTTACAATCGTTATCGAAGAAGCAGCGAAAAAACGTGGCATTGATATTAAAGGTGCACGTGTTGTTATTCAAGGCTTTGGTAACGCAGGTAGCTTCCTTGCAAAATTCATGCACGATTTAGGTGCAAAGGTAATCGGTATTTCAGATGCTTATGGTGCACTACATGATCCAGAAGGTTTAGATATAGACTATTTATTAGATCGTCGCGATAGCTTCGGAACAGTAACAACTTTATTTGAAAATACAATTTCAAACAAAGCATTATTAGAACTTGATTGTGATATTCTAGTACCAGCTGCTATTGAAAACCAAATTACAGCTGATAATGCACATAATATTAAAGCAAGCATTGTTGTAGAAGCAGCAAACGGTCCAACAACTGCTGAAGCAACAAAGATTTTAACAGAGCGTGGTATTTTACTTGTACCAGACGTACTAGCATCTGCTGGTGGTGTAACGGTTTCTTACTTTGAATGGGTACAAAATAACCAAGGTTATTACTGGACAGAGGAAGAAGTAGAGGAACGCTTATACAAAAAAATGGTTGAAGCATTTGAAAATGTCTATACAACAGCAACAACACGCAATATTAATATGCGTTTAGCTGCTTATATGGTAGGTGTACGCCGCACTGCAGAAGCTTCTCGCTTCCGTGGCTGGGTATAA
- a CDS encoding ornithine--oxo-acid transaminase, producing MTKTQQVIEQTQNFGAANYHPLPIVISEAEGAWVKDPEGNKYLDMLSAYSAVNQGHRHPKIIAALKEQADKVTLTSRAFYSENLGEWYELVGKLTNKEMVLPMNTGAEAVETAFKAARRWAYDVKGVEDGKAEFIACNGNFHGRTMLAVSLSSDPEYRRGFGPMLPNIKLVDYGDLDALKAAITPNTAAFMMEPIQGEAGIVIPPEGFLKAARELCRENNVLFIADEIQAGLARTGKMFACDWEEVEPDMYILGKALGGGVFPISCVAANRDILGVFNPGSHGSTFGGNPLACAVSIASLKVLLDEKLAERSHELGEYFKGKLQAINNPVIKEVRGRGLFIGMELTEAARPYCEKLKELGLLCKETHDTVIRFAPPLVISQEDLDWSIEQIEKVFKN from the coding sequence ATGACAAAAACACAACAAGTGATTGAACAAACACAAAATTTTGGTGCAGCGAACTATCATCCACTGCCAATCGTTATTTCAGAGGCTGAGGGCGCTTGGGTTAAGGATCCAGAAGGCAATAAATATTTAGATATGCTATCAGCTTACTCTGCTGTTAACCAAGGACACCGTCACCCAAAAATTATCGCTGCTTTAAAAGAGCAAGCGGATAAAGTAACATTAACTTCACGTGCATTTTACAGTGAAAATCTTGGCGAATGGTATGAGCTTGTTGGTAAATTAACAAATAAGGAAATGGTTCTACCAATGAATACAGGTGCTGAGGCAGTTGAAACTGCATTTAAGGCAGCTCGTCGTTGGGCATATGATGTAAAGGGCGTAGAGGATGGCAAAGCTGAATTTATCGCATGTAATGGTAATTTCCATGGTCGTACAATGTTAGCGGTTTCGTTATCATCTGATCCAGAATATCGCCGTGGCTTCGGTCCGATGCTACCAAATATCAAATTAGTGGATTACGGTGATTTAGATGCATTAAAGGCAGCGATTACACCAAATACAGCAGCATTTATGATGGAGCCAATTCAAGGTGAAGCGGGTATTGTTATTCCACCAGAAGGCTTCTTAAAAGCAGCCCGTGAACTTTGTCGCGAAAACAACGTACTATTTATTGCGGATGAAATTCAAGCTGGTTTAGCACGTACAGGTAAAATGTTTGCTTGTGATTGGGAAGAAGTAGAGCCAGATATGTATATTCTTGGTAAAGCATTAGGCGGCGGTGTATTCCCAATTTCTTGTGTAGCTGCAAACCGTGATATTTTAGGTGTATTTAACCCAGGTTCACATGGTTCAACTTTCGGTGGTAATCCTTTAGCATGTGCAGTTTCTATTGCATCTCTTAAAGTTTTATTAGATGAAAAATTAGCTGAACGTTCACATGAGCTTGGTGAATATTTCAAAGGTAAATTACAAGCTATTAACAATCCTGTTATTAAAGAAGTACGTGGTCGTGGTTTATTTATCGGTATGGAATTAACAGAAGCAGCTCGTCCATATTGTGAAAAATTAAAAGAGCTAGGTCTACTATGTAAAGAAACACATGATACAGTGATTCGTTTTGCACCACCACTTGTTATTTCACAAGAGGATTTAGATTGGTCAATCGAACAAATTGAAAAAGTATTTAAAAATTAA